A genomic window from Candidatus Pelagisphaera phototrophica includes:
- a CDS encoding CobW family GTP-binding protein, whose amino-acid sequence MSKVSDVVDSSFDRGVADGRIPLIILSGFLGAGKTTVLNHLLRHPKGRRLSVLVNDVGEVNIDATLARDVTQVDSGSSDDVVELSNGCICCGIQGAFGEAVVELAKRKPDCIIVEATGIAEPQRIVASLMGRDEEGVSSLDFVRISNLVTLIDAEWWVKKIKETYEPVRRSLLLFSDPRRPLSELLTLQVECASVIVLNKTDLVSEESIRRSEDALAAISPSAEILKTSEGQVEIEQLLEEERFDISSTFSSSRCDLEFSGKAQVPNGGAKPVGAHDHGDFGLMAFVFRSRRQICHDKLVNFLRIGIQGLLRAKGFVWTDREPDRVGYLSLAGDILRFDHLSKWIHALVSSGEMDRSQVPAEVWRKWDDKTGDRRQEIVFIGIDLDRAQIERDLESFIIEEERKVY is encoded by the coding sequence ATGAGTAAAGTTTCGGACGTAGTTGATTCGAGTTTTGATAGGGGCGTGGCGGATGGTCGGATTCCACTCATCATTTTGAGTGGTTTCTTGGGCGCGGGTAAGACGACGGTGCTTAATCATTTGTTGCGTCATCCGAAGGGCCGTCGTTTGTCGGTACTGGTCAACGATGTAGGGGAGGTCAATATCGATGCGACCTTAGCACGAGATGTGACTCAGGTCGATTCTGGTTCTTCTGACGATGTCGTTGAGCTGAGCAACGGCTGCATCTGCTGCGGTATTCAAGGAGCGTTCGGAGAAGCGGTTGTCGAGTTGGCCAAGCGAAAGCCGGATTGTATCATCGTTGAGGCGACCGGAATTGCGGAACCGCAACGCATCGTTGCCAGTTTGATGGGTCGAGACGAAGAAGGCGTATCATCGTTGGACTTCGTTCGTATCTCAAATTTGGTGACGCTTATCGATGCCGAATGGTGGGTGAAGAAGATTAAGGAAACCTATGAGCCGGTGCGTCGCTCGTTGCTGCTCTTTTCCGATCCGCGCCGCCCACTCAGCGAGTTGCTGACTTTGCAGGTCGAGTGTGCGAGTGTGATTGTGTTGAACAAAACCGATCTCGTGAGCGAGGAGTCTATCCGACGGTCGGAGGATGCGCTTGCCGCAATCAGTCCTTCGGCCGAGATACTCAAGACGAGCGAGGGGCAGGTTGAAATTGAGCAGTTGCTAGAGGAAGAGCGTTTCGATATCTCAAGCACATTCAGCAGTTCGCGCTGTGATTTGGAATTTTCAGGGAAGGCTCAAGTGCCGAATGGTGGGGCGAAACCTGTCGGTGCTCATGATCACGGAGACTTTGGTCTCATGGCATTCGTTTTCCGATCGCGCCGTCAGATTTGCCATGACAAGTTAGTGAATTTTTTGAGAATCGGCATCCAGGGGTTGCTGCGAGCAAAGGGTTTCGTGTGGACAGACAGGGAGCCGGATCGTGTTGGTTATCTTTCGCTGGCGGGCGATATTTTGCGATTCGACCATCTTAGCAAATGGATACACGCGTTAGTCAGCAGTGGAGAGATGGATCGCTCTCAGGTCCCGGCGGAAGTCTGGCGGAAATGGGATGACAAAACAGGGGATCGCCGCCAGGAAATCGTATTTATCGGGATCGACCTCGACAGAGCTCAGATCGAGAGAGACTTGGAAAGTTTCATTATCGAAGAGGAGCGGAAGGTTTATTAG
- a CDS encoding sulfatase-like hydrolase/transferase, with protein MTYKLFKYLLVGKLILSACSLQGDSSPPQKIIVILADDMGWADLGPASNIDTPHLDQLTKEGVSLSRFYASAPICSPTRAALLTGRYPHSVGVPQLAAPEAKSGAPKLSLNHSAVTIPEVLKAGNYQSVLIGKWHLGFDLTW; from the coding sequence GTGACCTATAAACTATTCAAATACCTTCTCGTTGGGAAATTGATTCTATCCGCTTGCTCCCTACAGGGTGACTCGTCTCCGCCCCAGAAGATAATTGTGATTCTTGCCGACGATATGGGTTGGGCAGACCTAGGGCCGGCTTCAAACATAGACACGCCGCATCTCGATCAATTGACCAAGGAAGGGGTAAGCTTATCTCGCTTCTATGCGTCAGCGCCGATATGTTCGCCCACGCGAGCGGCATTGCTAACCGGTCGGTATCCACATAGCGTGGGTGTGCCCCAGTTAGCCGCACCTGAGGCAAAATCGGGAGCACCCAAACTCTCTTTGAACCATTCAGCGGTAACGATACCCGAAGTGCTCAAAGCGGGTAATTATCAATCTGTCCTGATCGGAAAGTGGCATCTTGGATTTGACCTTACTTGGTAA
- a CDS encoding Gfo/Idh/MocA family protein — MKKKIRIALIGTEFMGRAHANAWRQVVPFFEPKLDPILKVVCGRDAAKTEAFARRWGFEEFSIDWRTVVDREDVDVVDLSLPQSLQPEVAIAAAKCGKHIFCEKPMALTVQAAEEMIREAEKANVRHYVNYNYRRSPAVSLAKQIIEEGRIGEIRHWRGAYLQHWLVDPKAPIGWKLKKAHAGYGPHGDLNSHSVDLAHFLVGKIDSVYCQKRTFVNERPIEKGSRTMDAVDVDDASQMLVNFDCGALGSFEATRFATGQRNANQFEIFGSQGALRWDLEDLTRLEFYSKEDPSHLRGYRTILASEPEHPYVGKWWPPGHAIGYEHTFVHAVADFLIAITKGQPIAPDFSDGLRVLQILEAANASADSGQRVNVFKK, encoded by the coding sequence ATGAAGAAGAAAATACGAATTGCTCTCATTGGAACCGAGTTCATGGGCCGGGCCCATGCCAATGCCTGGAGGCAGGTTGTGCCCTTTTTCGAACCGAAGTTGGATCCGATCCTGAAAGTGGTCTGCGGACGCGATGCGGCGAAGACCGAAGCGTTCGCACGACGATGGGGGTTCGAGGAATTTTCGATAGACTGGCGGACGGTTGTAGATAGAGAGGATGTCGATGTAGTGGACTTGTCCCTACCGCAATCCTTGCAACCCGAGGTCGCTATTGCGGCCGCGAAATGCGGAAAGCATATATTTTGTGAAAAGCCGATGGCTCTAACCGTGCAAGCGGCCGAAGAAATGATCCGTGAAGCTGAAAAAGCCAATGTGCGTCATTACGTAAACTACAATTATCGGCGCAGTCCCGCCGTTTCGCTGGCAAAGCAAATCATAGAAGAAGGACGAATCGGTGAGATTCGCCATTGGCGTGGCGCGTATCTGCAGCATTGGCTGGTGGATCCGAAAGCACCGATCGGTTGGAAGCTGAAGAAAGCTCACGCGGGTTATGGACCTCATGGGGATTTGAATTCCCACAGTGTTGATCTAGCCCATTTCTTGGTTGGAAAAATTGATTCCGTCTATTGCCAGAAACGTACCTTCGTCAACGAGCGACCCATTGAAAAGGGTAGTAGAACGATGGATGCAGTCGATGTGGATGATGCGTCGCAGATGCTCGTAAACTTCGACTGCGGTGCACTGGGTTCTTTCGAGGCAACCCGGTTCGCGACCGGTCAACGCAATGCCAATCAGTTTGAAATTTTCGGAAGTCAAGGAGCGCTTAGGTGGGACTTGGAGGATCTTACTCGGCTTGAGTTTTATTCGAAGGAAGATCCGAGTCATTTGCGGGGCTATCGCACCATTCTCGCTTCGGAGCCGGAGCATCCCTACGTCGGGAAGTGGTGGCCTCCGGGACATGCAATCGGCTATGAGCACACCTTTGTTCATGCGGTAGCGGATTTCTTGATCGCGATTACGAAAGGCCAGCCCATCGCACCTGATTTTTCAGATGGCCTGCGTGTACTTCAGATATTGGAAGCGGCAAATGCATCGGCTGATTCGGGCCAACGTGTGAACGTATTTAAAAAGTAG
- a CDS encoding AraC family transcriptional regulator: MLNTTIIRPKTLHRNRSKRTLRKLASERDAWLAQIPSWGLFHRIFDEIPGYYFFAKDRKGRTMITSRSVLDRYQMENEDEMLGFTDYDINPRSMAERYVEDDKLLLNGEVDRIEHLELWFDKQGMPDWYIVTKLPIINRRRRPIGVMGVLRRAAEQERKLPVLESVAQAVMIIRKKFPGNISMLDLADACGQSLRSLQRRFNEAFGISPQEFLIKTRVSEAMKLLQETNLTAAQIASRCGFVDACSLSDHFKKRSGLTPTEYRSSHRQPTR, translated from the coding sequence ATGCTAAATACGACAATCATTAGGCCCAAGACCCTGCATCGCAACCGCTCGAAAAGAACCCTACGCAAACTCGCTTCCGAACGAGATGCATGGCTGGCCCAAATTCCTTCCTGGGGACTGTTTCATCGGATTTTTGACGAGATCCCTGGTTATTATTTCTTCGCCAAGGATCGCAAGGGACGTACCATGATAACCAGTCGATCCGTCCTGGACCGCTACCAGATGGAGAATGAGGATGAGATGCTCGGCTTTACGGATTACGACATAAATCCGCGATCCATGGCCGAGCGATATGTTGAAGACGACAAACTTCTCCTCAATGGCGAAGTCGATCGGATCGAGCATTTGGAGCTCTGGTTTGACAAACAAGGCATGCCCGATTGGTACATCGTAACCAAACTTCCTATTATAAATCGAAGGCGACGCCCCATCGGCGTGATGGGCGTTCTCCGCCGGGCTGCGGAACAAGAGCGGAAATTGCCCGTTCTGGAAAGCGTCGCCCAGGCAGTCATGATTATCCGCAAGAAATTTCCTGGAAACATTTCCATGCTGGACCTGGCCGATGCTTGCGGCCAATCGCTTCGCAGCTTGCAGCGCCGGTTCAACGAAGCGTTTGGCATTAGCCCACAAGAATTCCTCATAAAAACTCGGGTTTCCGAAGCAATGAAACTCCTTCAAGAGACCAACTTGACAGCCGCTCAAATAGCAAGCCGTTGCGGATTTGTGGATGCGTGCAGTTTGTCCGATCACTTTAAGAAACGGAGCGGATTAACTCCAACCGAGTATCGTTCGAGCCATCGACAACCCACTCGCTAA
- a CDS encoding MBOAT family O-acyltransferase, protein MLFFSPLFLFVFLPIAWIVFMAIGSRVPAWVSICWLLVCSWVFYAWAYPVHLLLLMGSVAANYLCSVAIERTSQSHVAKRYLVAGIAANLLILGGFKYSGFATESVATLFGLSLTPPSFLLPLAISFFTFQQISYLVITYREKRLIAKPHEYALYVSFFPQLIAGPIVQPDEMIPQLQTKRFGRPSLDDIGLGISLFTIGLGKKILLADNLAPIADSAFALSAQGESLSAFSAWLGLLAFSLQIYFDFSAYSEMALGLGRFFGIRLPENFASPYRAINIIDFWRRWHVTLSTFFKKFLYIPLGGSRSGFFRKYSNLILTMTIAGLWHGANYTFLLWGLAHGTLLAINHLWKNSPIKLPTKLSWALTFLSVTLCWTLFRSDSLNESVRYFQALFGEFGWITADGLPLSEFLKTLEPVDSWKTVHYAIHFLEWYPGLINGVHAGHFIFSEIMLSSLQVLVALTLVLCFPRPLSWLTHPLNEAPVFKKRAAFLTAIIIVIVIIQSGTFQTTPFIYFRF, encoded by the coding sequence ATGCTATTCTTCAGCCCACTATTTCTGTTCGTATTCCTCCCGATCGCCTGGATTGTCTTCATGGCAATCGGCTCGCGAGTCCCTGCATGGGTATCGATTTGCTGGCTGCTTGTTTGCTCGTGGGTATTCTACGCTTGGGCCTATCCCGTCCACCTGCTCTTGCTCATGGGTTCAGTCGCCGCCAACTACTTATGTTCCGTAGCAATCGAACGAACCTCTCAATCTCATGTGGCCAAACGATACCTGGTTGCCGGCATCGCGGCCAACCTTCTGATATTGGGAGGCTTCAAATATTCCGGCTTTGCGACCGAATCGGTAGCCACTCTTTTCGGACTCTCGCTCACCCCACCCTCGTTTCTCCTTCCACTCGCGATCTCGTTTTTCACCTTCCAGCAGATTTCCTATCTCGTCATTACCTATCGCGAAAAACGCCTTATCGCTAAACCCCATGAGTATGCACTCTACGTTTCCTTTTTCCCTCAGCTAATCGCCGGGCCAATCGTCCAGCCGGACGAAATGATTCCGCAATTGCAGACCAAGCGATTTGGGCGACCTTCACTGGACGATATCGGGCTCGGAATCAGTCTATTCACTATCGGGCTCGGGAAGAAGATTCTGCTGGCTGACAATCTAGCTCCCATCGCCGATTCCGCATTCGCGCTGAGCGCTCAAGGAGAAAGCCTATCCGCGTTCAGCGCATGGTTGGGACTTCTCGCATTTTCTCTGCAAATCTATTTCGATTTTTCCGCCTACTCAGAAATGGCTCTAGGACTGGGTCGCTTTTTTGGAATTCGGCTTCCCGAAAATTTTGCTTCCCCCTATCGAGCCATCAATATCATTGATTTCTGGAGACGATGGCACGTTACCCTTTCCACTTTTTTCAAAAAATTCCTCTACATACCCCTCGGCGGCAGTCGCAGCGGGTTTTTCCGAAAGTACTCTAACTTGATTCTAACGATGACCATTGCCGGGCTCTGGCACGGCGCGAACTACACGTTCCTGCTTTGGGGTCTCGCCCATGGCACGCTTCTAGCAATTAACCACCTCTGGAAAAACAGCCCGATCAAGCTCCCGACCAAACTCTCGTGGGCACTGACTTTTTTGAGCGTGACACTATGCTGGACGCTCTTCCGATCAGACAGTTTAAACGAATCAGTCCGTTATTTTCAAGCGCTCTTCGGTGAGTTCGGATGGATTACCGCAGATGGCCTTCCTCTGAGCGAGTTTCTCAAAACGCTCGAACCAGTGGATTCCTGGAAAACCGTTCATTACGCGATTCACTTCCTCGAATGGTATCCGGGACTCATCAATGGGGTTCATGCCGGCCATTTCATTTTTTCTGAAATCATGTTATCGTCTCTTCAAGTTCTCGTAGCACTCACCTTGGTTCTGTGCTTCCCCCGACCCCTTTCCTGGCTCACCCATCCGCTCAACGAGGCCCCCGTATTCAAGAAACGGGCTGCGTTTCTGACGGCCATCATCATTGTGATAGTTATTATTCAAAGCGGTACTTT